In a single window of the Bacillus mycoides genome:
- a CDS encoding YrrS family protein: protein MAGGSRFQQKQQKRRQNGVLNIAIAIVLVAVAIVAYQLFVPDTKEQASSNDKKVAQQTTKENKAEKAKGKEEPKKNEQDKTEAKKKEEEEKQKAEEEKKKAEEEAKANEKAPAEKTQSQATDAYTKSSWKPVGTEQGATPAMTFKKGTADWNEMNQAISAAIDVPVNQLVIHRIGNNGKNKAYGNVQDKQSGKKYYVNIDWVDNEGWKPVLVQTLN from the coding sequence ATGGCAGGAGGATCTAGATTCCAACAGAAACAACAAAAACGTCGTCAAAACGGTGTTTTAAATATTGCAATCGCTATTGTATTAGTAGCAGTAGCTATTGTAGCATATCAATTGTTTGTTCCTGACACAAAAGAGCAAGCGTCTTCTAATGATAAAAAGGTAGCTCAGCAAACAACAAAAGAGAATAAAGCTGAGAAAGCTAAAGGTAAAGAAGAGCCGAAGAAGAATGAGCAAGATAAGACAGAGGCTAAGAAGAAGGAAGAAGAAGAGAAGCAAAAGGCTGAGGAAGAAAAGAAAAAAGCTGAAGAAGAAGCGAAAGCTAACGAGAAAGCACCAGCTGAAAAAACACAGTCACAGGCAACAGATGCTTATACGAAATCTTCTTGGAAGCCAGTAGGTACAGAGCAAGGTGCAACACCTGCGATGACGTTTAAAAAAGGTACAGCAGATTGGAATGAGATGAATCAAGCGATTTCAGCTGCAATTGACGTTCCAGTAAATCAATTAGTTATCCATAGAATTGGAAATAACGGTAAGAATAAAGCTTACGGTAACGTACAAGATAAACAATCAGGTAAAAAATATTATGTGAATATTGATTGGGTAGACAATGAGGGCTGGAAACCAGTACTCGTTCAAACTCTAAACTAA
- a CDS encoding YrzA family protein yields the protein MSFTFEMLEDKVEFFEAANLVSLEKKINEQIDNNKALMLEVHHISHQMIMDPESKRPYYSAVVHFKLKKLR from the coding sequence GTGTCATTTACCTTTGAAATGTTAGAAGATAAAGTAGAATTTTTCGAGGCTGCAAACTTAGTTTCTCTAGAAAAAAAAATTAACGAACAAATTGATAATAATAAAGCACTTATGCTCGAAGTTCATCATATTTCTCACCAAATGATTATGGATCCTGAAAGCAAAAGACCTTATTATAGTGCGGTTGTTCATTTTAAATTAAAGAAATTACGCTAA
- the udk gene encoding uridine kinase — protein sequence MGTNKPVVIGIAGGSGSGKTSVTKAIFDHFKGHSILILEQDYYYKDQSHLPMEERLKTNYDHPLAFDNDLLIDHLQQLLAYEQVEKPIYDYTLHTRSEKIIPVEPKDVIILEGILILEDPRLCELMDIKVFVDTDADLRILRRMQRDIEERGRTMDSVIDQYVNVVRPMHNQFIEPSKKFADIIIPEGGQNHVAIDIMVTKIATILEQKVNL from the coding sequence ATGGGGACGAATAAGCCTGTTGTAATTGGAATCGCTGGTGGTTCAGGATCAGGAAAAACAAGTGTAACGAAAGCGATTTTTGACCATTTTAAAGGTCATTCCATTTTAATCTTGGAGCAAGATTATTATTACAAAGATCAAAGCCATTTACCAATGGAAGAACGTTTAAAAACAAATTACGATCATCCGTTAGCGTTTGATAATGATTTGTTAATTGACCATTTGCAGCAGTTGCTTGCATATGAGCAAGTGGAAAAGCCTATATATGACTATACATTGCATACGCGTTCAGAAAAAATTATTCCAGTTGAGCCGAAAGATGTAATCATTTTAGAAGGAATTCTTATTTTAGAAGACCCACGTCTTTGTGAGTTAATGGATATTAAGGTGTTCGTTGATACAGATGCAGACCTTCGTATTTTACGCCGCATGCAGCGCGATATTGAAGAGCGCGGTCGTACAATGGATTCAGTTATCGACCAATACGTAAACGTTGTACGTCCAATGCATAATCAATTTATTGAGCCTTCTAAGAAATTCGCGGATATTATTATCCCTGAAGGTGGACAAAACCATGTTGCAATTGATATTATGGTTACAAAAATTGCAACAATTCTTGAACAAAAAGTAAATTTGTAA
- the greA gene encoding transcription elongation factor GreA: MATEKTYPMTQEGKQKLENEVEQLKTVRRKEVVERIKIARSFGDLSENSEYDAAKDEQAFVEGRITQLENMIRNAVIIEDNGEESTVVTLGKTVIFKELPGGDEEAYIIVGSAEADPFEGRISNDSPIAKSLLGKQIGEKVAIQTPGGEMQVEIISVK, from the coding sequence ATGGCAACAGAAAAAACATACCCTATGACGCAAGAGGGTAAGCAAAAACTAGAGAACGAAGTTGAACAATTAAAAACAGTAAGACGTAAAGAAGTTGTAGAGCGTATTAAGATCGCACGTAGCTTCGGAGATCTTTCTGAGAACTCTGAGTACGATGCAGCGAAAGATGAGCAAGCATTCGTAGAAGGACGTATTACACAACTTGAAAACATGATTCGTAATGCGGTTATCATTGAAGACAATGGTGAAGAGTCTACAGTTGTAACATTAGGTAAAACAGTAATATTTAAAGAGTTACCAGGTGGAGACGAAGAAGCGTACATAATCGTAGGTAGCGCAGAAGCCGATCCATTTGAAGGGAGAATTTCTAACGATTCTCCAATCGCAAAAAGCTTATTAGGTAAGCAAATTGGTGAGAAGGTAGCAATCCAAACACCAGGTGGAGAAATGCAAGTAGAGATTATCTCTGTAAAATAA
- a CDS encoding peptidoglycan D,D-transpeptidase FtsI family protein yields MKMKRRIIIVLICFMGVIFLLLCRLIQIQIIDTESFTDRNINLIEKSVTQRTQSLTVDNGRGHFTDRNGKEIGEEKYPVLIVFPFLQIKNDMLEKIAHIIGVSRQEIRLQMKNKNQAFILRRENTPFQLTLEQMKKVNELDILGIVAAEVRLKQMGEADHLIGDVGENEQEFQKRYGEMKKTSKQTPIGISGLQQSFDEFLLTDGEAKVLYQVDRQGEPIFGKQAKYTSPGNPFYPVTIQTTIHKTLQRRAEKIIDENGIKKGGLVLLDIKNSEVVAMVSRPSLQMNDRRIYKATLENQMLIPHFPGSVFKTVVAAAGIDENLVRFNRTFNCNTDLYGENLPQVMMGSLNFKESFARSCNRTFAVLGGELMQKDREVLETYLEALGAREKVGWKGSVFHTPEFEQLPEEKSAIIWGSEENKDSRKAIAQTMVGQKDVRVSPLAIANMMATIARGGEKMEVKVVKKIVYKNGSDFFTFENHKLNGKQLSYETMKKLQQLLRAVVTMEKGTGTAFRSLPLTVAGKSGTAQTGKGERVNRWFAGYFPYENPRYALVVVDIETDSNENVVTPVFAEMVEAIHQLEIEK; encoded by the coding sequence ATGAAAATGAAACGGAGAATTATAATTGTTTTAATTTGTTTTATGGGTGTGATTTTTTTATTACTTTGTCGTTTAATCCAAATACAGATTATAGATACGGAATCATTTACTGACCGAAATATCAATCTGATTGAAAAAAGTGTTACGCAACGAACACAATCACTTACAGTAGATAATGGAAGAGGGCATTTTACAGATCGAAATGGTAAGGAAATTGGTGAAGAGAAATATCCAGTCTTAATTGTTTTTCCATTTTTACAAATAAAAAATGACATGTTAGAGAAAATTGCGCATATCATTGGTGTGTCGAGACAAGAGATAAGACTGCAAATGAAAAATAAGAATCAAGCATTTATATTACGAAGGGAGAATACCCCATTTCAATTAACGCTCGAGCAGATGAAGAAGGTAAATGAATTAGATATTTTAGGTATTGTAGCAGCAGAAGTTCGACTGAAGCAAATGGGAGAGGCAGATCATTTAATTGGTGATGTGGGAGAGAATGAACAGGAATTTCAAAAGCGTTATGGAGAAATGAAAAAAACTTCGAAACAAACGCCAATTGGTATTTCTGGATTACAACAATCATTTGATGAATTTTTACTGACTGATGGAGAAGCGAAAGTACTATATCAAGTGGATCGACAAGGAGAACCGATTTTTGGGAAGCAGGCGAAATACACTTCACCAGGAAATCCATTTTATCCAGTTACTATTCAAACAACAATACATAAAACGTTGCAACGACGAGCAGAGAAGATTATAGATGAAAACGGAATAAAAAAAGGTGGGTTAGTATTACTAGACATAAAGAATAGTGAAGTTGTAGCAATGGTAAGTAGGCCTTCTTTACAGATGAATGATAGGAGGATATATAAAGCTACACTTGAAAATCAAATGTTAATTCCTCATTTTCCGGGGTCTGTTTTTAAAACAGTAGTTGCAGCAGCAGGAATTGATGAGAATTTGGTGCGGTTTAATCGTACATTTAACTGTAATACGGATTTATACGGTGAAAATCTTCCACAAGTTATGATGGGGTCATTAAACTTTAAGGAAAGCTTTGCTAGAAGCTGTAATCGAACGTTTGCCGTATTAGGTGGTGAACTAATGCAAAAGGATAGGGAAGTGTTAGAAACGTATTTAGAGGCCTTAGGAGCACGTGAGAAGGTAGGTTGGAAAGGTTCGGTATTTCATACACCAGAATTTGAGCAATTGCCAGAAGAAAAGAGTGCTATTATTTGGGGAAGCGAAGAAAATAAAGATAGTAGAAAAGCGATTGCTCAAACGATGGTCGGACAAAAAGATGTACGTGTGTCACCTCTAGCTATAGCGAATATGATGGCGACAATTGCTAGAGGTGGAGAGAAGATGGAAGTGAAAGTCGTTAAAAAAATAGTGTATAAAAATGGAAGCGACTTTTTTACATTTGAAAATCATAAATTAAATGGGAAACAGCTTTCTTATGAAACGATGAAAAAATTACAACAGTTGTTAAGAGCCGTTGTAACGATGGAGAAAGGAACGGGAACCGCATTCCGTTCGTTGCCACTAACTGTCGCTGGAAAATCTGGGACGGCACAAACAGGAAAAGGAGAGAGGGTGAATCGCTGGTTTGCAGGTTATTTTCCATATGAAAACCCAAGATATGCTTTAGTTGTAGTTGATATAGAAACAGATAGTAATGAAAATGTAGTCACACCAGTTTTTGCAGAAATGGTAGAGGCAATTCATCAATTAGAAATTGAAAAGTAA